A single region of the Apodemus sylvaticus chromosome 7, mApoSyl1.1, whole genome shotgun sequence genome encodes:
- the Plxnb1 gene encoding plexin-B1 has protein sequence MSVLGTVLLQVFWAGCVVTLQSPLPAAFTANGTHLQHLARDPTTGTLYVGATNVLYQLSPGLQLEAVVSTGPVNDSRDCLPPVIPDECPQAQPTNNPNQLLLVSPEALVVCGSVHQGICELRRLGHIRQLLLRPERPGDTQYVAANDPAVSTVGLVAQGLAGEPLLFVGRGYTSRGVGGGIPPITTRALRPPDPQAAFSYEETAKLAVGRLSEYSHHFVSAFVRGASAYFLFLRRDLKAPSRAFRAYVSRVCLQDQHYYSYVELPLACQGGRYGLIQAAAVATSQEVARGEVLFAAFSSVAPPTVDWPLSASSGASGTSVLCAFPLDEIDQLANHTRDACYTREGRAENGTKVADIAYDVLSDCAQLPVDTPDAFPCGSDHTPSPMVSCVPLEATPILELPGVQLTAVAVTVEDGHTIAFLGDSQGQLHRVYLGPGRSVAPYSRQSIQPGSPVNRDLTFDGTFEHLYVATQTTLVKVPVAPCAQHLDCDSCLAHRDPYCGWCVLLGRCSRRSECTRAQGSEQWLWSFQSERSCLRVVAVSPANISREEKREVFLSVPGLPSLWPGESYFCYFGDRQSPALLTSSGVMCPSPDPSEAPVLQRGADHISVNVELRFGAVVIASTSLSFYDCMAVTEFSPSAPCRACVSSRWGCNWCVWQQLCTHKASCDAGPMVASQQSPLLPLIPPSRDALTPFPPTVPKATVTPTPNSFPVEPRAPSTASDVLPGAKPSRLSLWGPWAGPGPILSPTSTELPFHEKPLPPNLPTIPGTTVPAPTGLEPLTTPEDLLASYPFPSDAAAVSPAEPGPEALPSTVALDQPPGTAPDTTFPGATGSMKPVLDWLTKGGGELPEADEWMGGDTPAFSTSTLLSGDGDSAEHEGPPAPLILLSSLDYQYDTPGLWELGEANQRVSSCPCVETVQGSLLIPVHVERQVQLRGRNLWLFQDGPRSSECVLELEGLEVAVEAQVECEPPPDTWCHVKCQQHQFSYEALKPELQVGLFLRWAGGLRVDSADGLHVVLYDCSVGHGDCSRCQTAMPQYDCVWCEGERPRCVAREACNEAETVATQCPAPLIHSVEPLTGPVDGGTRVTIRGSNLGQHVQDVLDMVRVAGVPCAVDVGEYDVSNSLVCITGSSGEEVTGAVAVEVPGRGHGVSEFSFAYQDPKVNSIFPARGPRAGGTRLTLHGSKLLTGRLEDIRVVVGDQPCHLLLEQQSEQLHCETGPYPVPAELPVTVLFGATERRLQHGQFKYTSDPNITSVGPSKSFFSGGREIWVRGQNLDVVQMPRIRVTVVPRVLQHGQGLGQKHHVVPEKFEEPCLVNSSHLLLCRTPALPGPPQDPGVQVEFVLDNMVFDFATLSPTPFSYEADPTLRSLNPEDPTTPFRHKPGSVFSVEGENLDLAMSKEEVVAMIGDGPCVVKTLTRHHLYCEPPVEQPLPHHHALREAPDALPEFTVQMGNLRFSLGHVQYDGESPVAFPVAAQVGLGVGTSLLALGVIIIVLIYRRKSKQALRDYKKVQIQLENLESSVRDRCKKEFTDLMTEMTDLTSDLLGSGIPFLDYKVYAERVFFPGHRESPLHRDLGVPDSRRPTVEQGLGQLSNLLNSKLFLTKFIHTLESQRTFSARDRAYVASLLTVALHGKLEYFTDILRTLLSDLVAQYVAKNPKLMLRRTETVVEKLLTNWMSICLYTFVRDSVGEPLYMLFRGIKHQVDKGPVDSVTGKAKYTLNDNRLLREDVEYRPLTLNALLAVGPGAGEAQGVPVKVLDCDTISQAKEKMLDQLYKGVPLAQRPDSRTLDVEWRSGVAGHLILSDEDVTSELQGLWRRLNTLQHYKVPDGATVALVPCLTKHILRENQDYVPGERTPMLEDVDEGGVRPWHLVKPSDEPEPPRPRRGSLRGGERERAKAIPEIYLTRLLSMKGTLQKFVDDLFQVILSTSRPVPLAVKYFFDLLDEQAQQHGISDQDTIHIWKTNSLPLRFWVNILKNPQFVFDVQTSDNMDAVLLVIAQTFMDACTLADHKLGRDSPINKLLYARDIPRYKQMVERYYADIRQTVPASDQEMNSVLAELSRNCSADLGARVALHELYKYINKYYDQIITALEEDGTAQKMQLGYRLQQIAAAVENKVTDL, from the exons ATGTCTGTCCTCGGCACAGTTCTTCTCCAGGTGTTCTGGGCTGGGTGTGTCGTCACCCTGCAGTCCCCTCTGCCAGCTGCGTTCACTGCCAATGGCACGCATCTACAACACTTGGCAAGGGACCCCACCACAGGCACTCTCTATGTAGGGGCCACCAACGTCCTGTACCAGCTGAGCCCTGGGCTGCAGCTGGAAGCCGTGGTGTCCACAGGCCCTGTGAATGATAGCCGGGATTGCCTGCCACCTGTCATACCTGATGAGTGTCCCCAAGCCCAGCCTACTAACAACCCTAACCAGCTGCTCCTGGTGAGCCCAGAGGCTCTGGTGGTGTGTGGGAGCGTTCACCAGGGCATCTGTGAGCTACGGAGGCTGGGACATATCAGGCAGCTGCTGCTACGGCCAGAGCGACCTGGGGACACCCAGTATGTGGCTGCAAATGACCCTGCAGTCAGCACAGTGGGACTGGTGGCCCAGGGATTGGCAGGGGAGCCCCTCCTGTTTGTGGGCCGGGGGTACACCAGCAGGGGCGTAGGGGGTGGGATTCCTCCCATTACAACCCGAGCCTTGCGACCACCAGACCCCCAAGCTGCCTTCTCTTATGAAGAAACAGCCAAGCTGGCAGTGGGCCGCCTCTCCGAGTACAGCCACCACTTCGTGAGTGCCTTTGTACGTGGGGCCAgtgcctacttcctgttcttgagGCGAGACCTGAAGGCCCCTTCTAGAGCTTTCCGTGCCTATGTGTCCCGAGTGTGCCTTCAGGACCAACATTACTACTCTTACGTGGAACTGCCCCTGGCCTGCCAGGGCGGTCGCTACGGTCTTATCCAGGCTGCAGCTGTAGCCACATCCCAGGAGGTGGCCCGTGGGGAAGTACTCTTCGCAGCTTTCTCCTCGGTGGCTCCTCCCACTGTGGATTGGCCGCTGTCAGCGTCTTCTGGGGCATCTGGAACCTCTGTACTCTGTGCCTTCCCCCTGGATGAGATAGACCAGCTTGCTAATCATACTCGAGATGCCTGTTACACCCGGGAAGGCCGTGCTGAGAACGGGACCAAGGTCGCTGACATTGCATATGATGTCCTTTCAGACTGTGCACAACTACCAGTG GACACCCCGGATGCTTTTCCGTGTGGCTCGGACCACACACCCAGTCCCATGGTCAGCTGTGTCCCTTTGGAAGCCACACCAATTCTGGAGCTGCCAGGGGTTCAGCTAACAGCTGTGGCTGTCACCGTGGAGGACGGACATACTATTGCCTTCCTGGGTGACAGTCAAGGACAGTTGCATAGG GTCTACTTAGGCCCTGGGAGGAGTGTTGCCCCGTACTCCAGACAGAGCATCCAGCCGGGGTCTCCTGTGAACAGAGATCTTACCTTTGATGGTACCTTTGAGCATCTCTACGTAGCAACTCAGACTACT CTTGTGAAGGTTCCAGTGGCCCCTTGTGCTCAGCACCTGGACTGTGACTCTTGCCTTGCTCACAGGGACCCGTATTGCGGATGGTGTGTGCTCCTGGGCAG GTGTAGTCGCCGGTCGGAGTGCACAAGGGCCCAGGGCTCAGAGCAGTGGCTGTGGAGCTTCCAGTCAGAACGGAGCTGTCTTCGAGTGGTGGCCGTGAGCCCTGCCAACATCAGtcgggaagagaagagggag GTTTTCCTGTCGGTGCCAGGtctgccatctctctggcccgGGGAGTCATATTTCTGCTACTTTGGAGACCGACAGAGCCCTGCTCTGCTGACCAGTTCTGGTGTGATGTGTCCCTCCCCAGACCCTAGTGAGGCCCCAGTGCTGCAGAGAGGAGCCG ACCATATCTCTGTGAATGTGGAGCTCAGGTTTGGGGCTGTGGTGATCGCCAGCACCTCCCTCTCCTTCTATGACTGCATGGCGGTTACTGAGTTTTCCCCGTCTGCACC GTGCCGGGCCTGTGTGAGCAGCCGCTGGGGCTGTAACTGGTGTGTGTGGCAGCAGCTGTGCACGCACAAGGCCTCATGTGACGCTGGGCCTATGGTGGCAAGCCAACAG AGCCCACTCCTCCCCCTAATCCCTCCTTCAAGGGATGCACTCACCCCTTTCCCACCCACAGTCCCCAAAGCCACAGTCACTCCTACTCCCAACAGCTTCCCAGTAGAGCCTAGGGCTCCCTCCACAGCCTCAGATGTCCTACCCGGAGCCAAGCCATCCCGGCTCAGCCTCTGGGGCCCGTGGGCAGGTCCTGGCCCCATACTTTCCCCTACTTCCACAGAATTACCTTTCCATGAGAAGCCCCTCCCTCCCAACCTCCCTACCATACCTGGAACCACTGTCCCCGCCCCCACTGGCTTGGAACCATTGACCACACCTGAGGACCTCTTGGCCTCCTACCCATTCCCCTCAGATGCAGCCGCAGTGTCCCCTGCAGAGCCTGGCCCTGAGGCTCTGCCTTCCACCGTGGCTCTGGACCAGCCCCCTGGCACTGCTCCAGACACCACTTTCCCAGGGGCCACTGGCTCCATGAAGCCCGTTCTGGATTGGCTCACCAAAGGAGGCGGCGAGCTGCCCGAGGCGGATGAGTGGATGGGGGGTGACACGCCCGCCTTCTCCACTTCCACACTCCTCTCAGGTGATGGAGACTCAGCAGAGCACGAGGGCCCTCCTGCCCCCCTCATCCTCCTGTCCAGCCTCGACTACCAGTACGACACCCCCGGGCTCTGGGAGCTG GGAGAGGCGAATCAGAGGGTGAGCTCCTGCCCCTGTGTGGAGACTGTCCAGGGCTCCTTGCTGATACCTGTCCATGTGGAACGCCAAGTCCAGCTTCGAGGCCGGAACCTGTGGCTCTTCCAG GATGGCCCAAGGAGCAGTGAGTGCGTGCTAGAGCTGGAGGGTCTCGAGGTGGCCGTGGAGGCCCAGGTGGAGTGTGAACCACCTCCAGACACCTGGTGCCACGTAAAGTGCCAACAGCACCAG TTCAGCTATGAAGCTCTGAAGCCAGAACTGCAGGTGGGGCTGTTCCTGCGATGGGCGGGTGGTCTGCGCGTGGACAGTGCCGATGGGCTGCATG TGGTGTTATATGACTGCTCTGTGGGACATGGGGACTGCAGCCGCTGCCAAACTGCCATGCCTCAGTACGACTGTGTGTGGTGCGAGGGGGAGCGTCCGCGTTGTGTAGCCCGGGAAGCCTGTAACGAAGCGGAGACTGTGGCCACTCAGTGTCCCGCACCTCTCATTCACTCG GTGGAGCCACTGACTGGACCTGTAGACGGAGGCACCCGAGTCACTATCAGGGGCTCCAATCTGGGCCAACACGTGCAGGATGTCCTGGACATGGTCAGAGTGGCTGGAGTGCCCTGTGCTGTGGATGTTGGGGAGTACGATGTCTCTAACAG TCTCGTGTGCATCACTGGATCCAGCGGGGAGGAGGTGACTGGCGCTGTGGCTGTGGAGGTGCCTGGAAGAGGACACGGTGTCTCAGAGTTCAGCTTTGCCTATCAG GATCCGAAAGTAAACTCCATCTTCCCAGCCCGCGGCCCCAGAGCTGGAGGCACCCGCCTCACCCTGCATGGCTCTAAGCTGCTGACTGGACGGCTAGAGGACATTCGTGTGGTAGTTGGAGACCAGCCTTGCCACTT GCTCCTGGAGCAGCAGTCTGAGCAGCTACACTGTGAGACCGGCCCATATCCTGTGCCTGCCGAGCTTCCAGTGACTGTCTTGTTTGGGGCCACTGAGCGGAGGCTTCAGCACGGCCAATTCAAGTATACATCAGACCCCAACATCACCTCAGTGGGCCCCTCCAAGAGCTTCTTCAG TGGAGGACGCGAGATATGGGTCCGTGGCCAGAATCTGGATGTGGTACAGATGCCAAGAATCCGAGTGACTGTGGTCCCAAGAGTGCTACAGCATGGCCAGGGGCTTGGACAGAAGCACCACGTGGTCCCTGAGAAA TTTGAGGAGCCCTGCCTTGTGAACTCCTCTCACCTCCTCCTGTGCCGCACACCTGCCCTCCCCGGCCCACCCCAGGACCCTGGGGTCCAGGTGGAGTTTGTCCTTGACAACATGGTCTTTGACTTTGCTACACTGAGCCCCACACCCTTCTCCTACGAGGCTGATCCCACCCTGCGTTCCCTCAACCCCGAGGATCCCACCACACCGTTCCGGCACAAGCCAGGGAGTGTGTTCTCTGTGGAG GGGGAGAATCTGGACCTCGCCATGTCCAAGGAAGAGGTGGTGGCCATGATAGGAGACGGGCCCTGCGTGGTAAAGACGCTGACCCGGCACCACCTGTACTGTGAGCCCCCTGTGGAACAGCCCCTGCCACACCACCACGCCCTCCGAGAGGCACCAGATGCTTTGCCTGAATTCACG GTACAGATGGGGAACCTGCGCTTTTCCCTGGGTCACGTGCAGTATGATGGCGAGAGCCCCGTGGCTTTTCCTGTGGCAGCCCAAGTGGGCTTGGGAGTGGGCACGTCTCTCCTGGCTCTGGGTGTCATCATCATTGTCCTCATATACAG GCGGAAGAGCAAGCAGGCCCTGAGGGACTATAAGAAAGTGCAGATCCAGCTGGAGAACCTGGAGAGCAGTGTCCGGGACCGCTGCAAGAAGGAGTTTACAG ACCTCATGACGGAGATGACCGATCTCACCAGTGACCTCCTTGGCAGTGGTATTCCCTTCCTGGACTACAAAGTGTATGCTGAGAGGGTCTTCTTCCCTGGGCACCGGGAGTCACCCTTGCACAGGGACCTCGGTGTGCCTGACAGCAGGCGACCCACTGTGGAACAGGGCCTGGGGCAGCTCTCCAACCTGCTAAACAGCAAGCTCTTCCTTACCAAG TTCATCCACACACTGGAGAGTCAGCGTACCTTCTCTGCTCGGGACCGGGCCTACGTGGCGTCTCTGCTCACTGTTGCACTTCACGGGAAGCTTGAGTACTTCACGGACATCCTCCGTACTCTACTCAGTGACCTGGTCGCCCAGTATGTAGCCAAGAACCCCAAGCTGATGCTGCGCAG GACAGAGACCGTGGTGGAGAAGCTGCTCACCAACTGGATGTCCATCTGCCTCTACACCTTCGTGAGG GACTCTGTAGGAGAGCCTCTGTACATGCTCTTCAGAGGGATTAAGCATCAAGTGGACAAGGGTCCCGTGGACAGTGTGACTGGCAAAGCCAAATATACCCTGAATGACAACCGCCTGCTCAGAGAGGATGTGGAGTACCGTCCCCTG ACCTTGAATGCTCTTCTGGCTGTGGGGCCTGGGGCAGGAGAAGCCCAGGGTGTACCCGTGAAAGTCCTGGACTGCGACACCATCTCCCAGGCCAAGGAGAAGATGCTAGACCAGCTTTATAAGGGAGTGCCTCTTGCCCAGCGGCCCGACTCTCGCACCTTGGATGTTG AGTGGCGGTCTGGAGTGGCTGGGCACCTTATCCTTTCTGATGAGGATGTCACTTCTGAACTCCAGGGTTTGTGGAGGCGTTTGAATACGTTGCAGCATTACAAG GTCCCAGATGGAGCAACGGTGGCCCTTGTCCCCTGCCTCACCAAGCACATTCTTAGGGAAAACCAGGATTATGTCCCTGGAGAAC ggaccccaatgctGGAGGATGTAGATGAGGGGGGCGTCCGGCCCTGGCACCTGGTAAAGCCTAGTGATGAACCAGAGCCTCCCAGGCCGAGGAGGGGCAGCCTTCGGGGTGGGGAGCGTGAGCGAGCCAAGGCTATCCCTGAAATCTACCTGACACGCCTGCTGTCCATGAAG gGCACACTGCAGAAGTTTGTGGATGACCTGTTCCAGGTGATTCTCAGCACCAGCCGCCCCGTGCCTCTGGCCGTGAAGTACTTCTTTGACCTGTTGGACGAGCAAGCTCAGCAGCATGGCATCTCTGATCAGGACACTATCCACATCTGGAAGACCAACAG CCTGCCGCTGAGGTTCTGGGTCAACATCCTCAAGAACCCGCAGTTTGTGTTCGATGTGCAGACTTCAGATAACATGGACGCGGTGCTCCTGGTCATTGCCCAGACCTTCATGGACGCCTGCACCCTGGCCGACCACAAGCTGGGCCGG GATTCTCCTATCAACAAGCTTCTGTATGCTCGAGATATTCCCCGTTACAAACAGATGGTAGAAAG GTATTATGCAGACATCAGGCAGACTGTCCCGGCCAGTGACCAAGAGATGAACTCAGTCTTGGCGGAGCTGTCCCGG AACTGCTCTGCCGACCTTGGGGCGCGGGTAGCTCTGCACGAACTCTACAAGTATATCAACAAGTACTATGACCAG ATCATTACTGCCCTGGAGGAGGATGGCACTGCCCAGAAGATGCAGCTGGGCTACCGGCTCCAGCAGATTGCTGCGGCTGTGGAGAACAAGGTCACAGACCTATAG